In a single window of the Callithrix jacchus isolate 240 chromosome 1, calJac240_pri, whole genome shotgun sequence genome:
- the CKS2 gene encoding cyclin-dependent kinases regulatory subunit 2, producing the protein MAHKQIYYSDKYFDEHYEYRHVMLPRELSKQVPKTHLMSEEEWRRLGVQQSLGWVHYMIHEPEPHILLFRRPLPKDQQK; encoded by the exons ATGGCCCACAAGCAGATCTACTACTCGGACAAGTACTTCGACGAGCACTACGAGTACCG GCATGTTATGTTACCCAGAGAACTTTCCAAACAAGTACCTAAAACTCATCTGATGTCTGAAGAGGAGTGGAGGAGACTTGGTGTCCAACAGAGTCTAGGCTGGGTTCATTACATGATTCATGAGCCAG AACCACATATTCTTCTGTTTAGACGACCTCTtccaaaagatcaacaaaaatga